In Betta splendens chromosome 22, fBetSpl5.4, whole genome shotgun sequence, the following proteins share a genomic window:
- the entpd5a gene encoding ectonucleoside triphosphate diphosphohydrolase 5 yields MAAPSLLLALSVWLVAGSLTAEATYYRHHRYVPHFYRYREHAANAENQLPEVSNPVAAAPQHVPEVFHPAPEVIPPIPEAFHPVPEVVHPAPEPYRPPTVRRRAPDGFSPVGTVRVFYGVMFDAGSTGTRIHIYRFVQKDPIELPVLDNELYHAVKPGLSAYKDNPEEGGNSVRQLLKIAKKTVPEEEWRRTPVILKATAGLRLLPEDKADTLLKEVRGVFDESPFFVPNNSVTIMNGKNEGVLAWVTVNFLTGHLYSNTRRTVGILDLGGGSTQITFLPKSRKTIQAAPSTYIARMNLFNHTYQLYTHSYLGNGLYAARLATLGALGADGLDWKIFTSSCLPKKFREDVTFGGTTYKVSGIPDGYAGYKLCYYEVMKVVKGIVHQPLEVKGSSVFYAFSYYYDRAVESGLIDRSRGGTVEVRDIKKKAKEVCNKMTKYRAISPFLCMDMTYITCLLKEGFGFKDSTVLQLAKKVNNVETSWALGATFDYFRNLAIE; encoded by the exons ATGGCCGCGCCGAGCCTGCTCCTCGCTCTGTCCGTGTGGCTTGTGGCAGGAAGCCTCACGGCGGAGGCGACCTACTACCGGCACCACCGCTACGTCCCCCACTTCTACCGCTACCGGGAGCACGCCGCCAACGCGGAAAACCAGCTGCCCGAGGTCAGCAACCCGGTGGCAGCGGCGCCCCAGCACGTGCCCGAGGTGTTCCACCCGGCCCCCGAAGTCATCCCCCCGATACCCGAGGCTTTCCACCCGGTGCCCGAGGTCGTGCACCCTGCGCCCGAGCCCTACCGGCCGCCGACGGTCCGCCGCCGGGCGCCCGACGGCTTCTCCCCCGTGGGCACCGTCCGGGTCTTCTATGGGGTCATGTTCGACGCTGGGAGCACTGGTACCAGGATCCACATCTATAGGTTCGTCCAGAAGGACCCAA TTGAGCTCCCCGTCCTGGACAACGAGCTGTACCACGCGGTGAAGCCCGGGCTGTCGGCCTATAAAGACAACCCTGAAGAG GGGGGCAACAGCGTCCGGCAGCTGTTGAAGATTGCCAAGAAAACGGTGccggaggaggagtggaggcgGACGCCCGTGATCCTGAAGGCCACCGCGGGTCTGCGCCTGCTGCCCGAGGACAAGGCCGACACTCTCCTGAAGGAG GTGCGAGGCGTGTTCGACGAGTCCCCGTTCTTTGTGCCCAACAACAGCGTGACCATCATGAACGGGAAGAATGAAG GGGTCCTCGCCTGGGTCACGGTGAACTTCCTCACAG GTCACCTCTATTCCAACACAAGGAGGACAGTGGGGATCTTGGATTTGGGAGGAGGATCCACACAGATCACATTCCTCCCCAAGTCAAGG AAAACGATCCAGGCCGCTCCGTCCACTTACATCGCTAGGATGAACCTGTTTAACCACACGTAtcaactgtacacacacag TTATCTTGGAAATGGACTGTACGCAGCGCGCCTGGCGACTCTCGGAGCACTGGGAGCTGATG gCCTGGATTGGAAGATCTTCACGAGCTCCTGCCTCCCGAAAAAGTTCCGAGAAGATGTGACATTTGGAGGAACCACCTACAAAGTTAGCGGGATTCCAGACG GCTACGCCGGCTACAAGCTGTGCTACTACGAGGTGATGAAGGTGGTCAAGGGCATCGTGCACCAGCCGCTGGAGGTGAAGGGCAGCAGCGTCTTCTACGCCTTCTCCTACTACTACGACCGCGCCGTGGAGTCCGGCCTCATCG ATCGCAGTCGAGGTGGTACGGTCGAGGTCCGGGACATCAAGAAGAAAGCCAAGGAAG TGTGCAACAAAATGACCAAGTACCGCGCCATCAGCCCCTTCCTCTGCATGGACATGACGTATATCACCTGTCTGCTGAAGGAGGGCTTCGGCTTCAAGGACAGCACGGTGCTGCAG CTGGCCAAGAAGGTGAACAACGTGGAGACGAGCTGGGCCCTCGGGGCGACGTTCGACTACTTCAGAAACCTGGCGATCGAGTAG
- the LOC114848596 gene encoding basal body-orientation factor 1-like isoform X3, with translation MTPKKKVAKVKKAKAGKGKKDGKHDSKPDREVEMEKAKANAAVWELRLKVTEESLAQYQESYHKLARANEQLAEQLYRAEKDSVAITGFFKKRDEAKEEKIDMLHRSLKSQDALAREEQSKLVEDYTLQISEMKELFQKKASDFNMIQDGMKQMKEFEIRKEQIEQELSDIRESMANTNKEHRENLNKMEYKFLEEKARLEKEAEQMITLAQEQAHKEAIVQLDDAARSVFKENVRLNEALKYHIRETEELLKMTNALEKQNALLALDKNTADLLVKKNVAEMKAQREELHKLRAKVATLEKALKQKAEKQERAEMEEQKMLQVRSQAGGVELDKLQKVLAMREKELGHIKRLASTIVEQRKELEQFFHEALDHVREEIKASRLQYKKEALQAYRSRMRDAAAGKIKFPPIRTFSNTSHSTNSVYADMEAATTWTHQPGSKVRISELTWEQKEQVLSLLFAKMNGHKERKSIQHLDLTATSKKIPTDGDTAGIKEEPSSATFITQAPDSVQPSNANSPPDIHAT, from the exons atgACGCCGAAGAAGAAGGTCGCTAAAGTAAAGAAGGCGAAAGCCGG CAAAGGCAAGAAAGATGGCAAACACGACTCCAAACCGGACAgagaggtggagatggagaaggCCAAGGCCAACGCCGCCGTGTGGGAgctgaggttaaaggtcaccgAGGAGTCGCTCGCGCAGTACCAGGAGTCCTACCACAAACTGGCGCGCGCCAACGAGCAGCTCGCCGAGCAGCTGTACCGCGCGGAGAAGGACTCCGTCGCCATTACCGGCTTTTTTAAGAAGCGGGACGAGGCCAAGGAGGAGAAA ATCGATATGCTTCATAGGAGCCTCAAAAGTCAAGACGCGCTCGCACGTGAGGAGCAAAGCAAATTG GTTGAAGATTACACACTTCAGATCAGTGAGATGAAGGAGCTGTTCCAAAAGAAAGCCAGCGACTTTAACATGATCCAGGATGGAATGAAGCAGATGAAGGAGTTTGAGATCAGGAAAGAGCAGATTGAGCAGGAGCTCAGTGAT ATTAGAGAAAGCATGGCTAACACTAACAAGGAGCACAGGGAAAACCTAAACAAAATGGAATACAAGTTCTTGGAAGAAAAG GCTCGACTGGAGAAGGAGGCTGAGCAAATGATAACTCTGGCGCAGGAGCAGGCCCACAAAGAAGCtattgt GCAGCTGGATGATGCCGCTCGGTCCGTGTTCAAGGAGAACGTCCGTCTCAATGAAGCACTGAAATATCACATcagggaaacagaggagctgctgaaaatGACAAACGCACTGGAAAAGCAAAATGCCTTACTGGCACTGGACAAG AACACGGCTGATTTGCTAGTGAAGAAGAACGTAGCTGAGATGAAGGCCCAAAGAGAGGAGCTGCACAAGCTCAGAGCTAAGGTAGCTACTCTGGAGAAGGCTCTCaagcagaaagcagaaaaacaagagCGAGCGGAAATGGAAGAGCagaagatgctccaggtgaggtcCCAGGCCGGCGGGGTAGAGCTGGATAAGCTTCAGAAGGTCCTGGCCATGAGGGAGAAGGAACTGGGGCACATTAAGAGGCTGGCTAGCACGATTGTTGAGCAGCGCAAGGAGCTGGAGCAGTTCTTCCATGAGGCGCTGGATCATGTGAGGGAGGAGATCAAGGCCAGCAGGTTGCAATACAAAAAGGAGGCCCTACAGGCTTATCGCTCCAGGATgagagacgctgcagcaggaaaGATCAAGTTTCCACCCATCCGCACCTTCAGTAACACCTCTCACAGTACCAACTCAGTCTATGCAGACATGGAGGCTGCAACCACTTG GACGCATCAACCTGGAAGCAAAGTGAGAATCTCAGAGCTCACTTGGGAGCAGAAGGAACAAGTTCTCAGTCTTCTCTTTGCTAAAATGAATGGGCACAaggaaag GAAATCCATCCAACATCTGGATTTGACTGCCACCTCCAAGAAGATCCCTACTGATGGTGACACTGCTGG AATTAAAGAGGAGCCCTCGTCGGCAACCTTCATCACTCAGGCGCCTGACTCCGTTCAGCCCTCAAACGCAAACAGCCCGCCGGATATACACGCCACATGA
- the coq6 gene encoding ubiquinone biosynthesis monooxygenase COQ6, mitochondrial isoform X1, with protein sequence MHTLPKATLALNRLGRGFITEKHVSALKIIRRGLVHAEPEDDFSKNEVYDVIISGGGMVGSAMACSLGMDPNLMGKKILLLEAGNKKVMDKVPEMYSTRVSSISPGSATLLSGIGAWEHITKMRYKPYKRMQVWDACSDALITFDKENLLDEMAYIVENDVAVAALTKQLDSLSDNVRVKYRSRVVKYTWPMPHHAADSVPWVQVTLANGETLQAKLLIGADGPNSMVRQELGIPTVKWNYDQSAVVAVLHLLEPTENNVAWQRFLPTGPIAMLPLSDTLSSLVWSTSHQLAEELLEMDEERFVDAINSAFWNNENQSELIDTAGSLFRGALAAIMPSTGSPRQLPPSVAGVGPKSRVMFPLGMGHASEYIRHRVALIGDAAHRVHPLAGQGANLGFGDVACLTQLLSQAAFNGKDLGAIQHLLEYETERQRHNLPMMAAVDLMKRLYSTNSAPVVLLRTFGLQATNMIPTLKEQIMAFASK encoded by the exons ATGCACACGCTCCCAAAGGCGACGCTGGCCTTAAACAGACTTGGCCGGGGTTTTATCACGGAAAAACACGTGTCTGCTCTAAAAATAATTAGGCGAGGACTAGTGCATGCAGAACCCGAGGACGACTTTAGTAAGAATGAGGTTTATGATGTTATCATTTCCGGGGGcgggatggttggatctgcaatGGCATGTTCCCTAG GCATGGACCCTAATTTGATGGGCAAGAAGATCCTGCTGCTTGAAGCAGGCAACAAGAAGGTGATGGACAAAGTCCCGGAGATGTACAGCACCAGAGTCAGCAGTATCAGTCCAGGCTCCGCCACCCTCCTCAGTG GTATTGGAGCATGGGAGCACATTACAAAGATGAGATACAAGCCTTATAAAAGGATGCAG GTCTGGGACGCCTGCTCCGATGCCCTGATCACGTTCGATAAGGAGAACCTGCTGGACGAGATGGCCTACATCGTAGAGAACGACGTCGCAGTGGCCGCTCTCACTAAGCAGCTGGACAGTCTGTCTG ACAACGTGCGGGTTAAGTACAGGTCCAGAGTGGTGAAGTACACATGGCCCATGCCCCACCACGCGGCAGACTCCGTCCCATGGGTCCAGGTGACGTTGGCCAACGGAGAGACGCTCCAAGCGAAGCTGCTG ATCGGTGCTGACGGACCGAACTCGATGGTTAGGCAAGAATTAGGAATCCCCACCGTGAAGTGGAACTATGACCAGTCTGCGGTGGTCGCTGTGCTGCACCTTTTAGAG CCCACAGAGAACAATGTCGCATGGCAGAGGTTCCTCCCAACAGGACCTATCGCAATGCTACCG CTGTCGGACACGCTGAGCTCTCTGGTGTGGTCCACCAGTCACCAGCTtgcggaggagctgctggagatggaCGAGGAGCGCTTTGTCGACGCCATCAACTCTGCCTTT tGGAATAATGAGAACCAGTCGGAGCTGATTGACACGGCCGGCTCTCTGTTTCGAGGCGCCCTCGCAGCCATCATGCCGTCCACGGGCTCACCTCGACAGCTCCCTCCAAGCGTGGCGGGCGTCGGCCCGAAGTCTCGAGTGATGTTCCCACTGGGCATGGGTCACGCGTCAGAGTACATCAGGCACCGCGTGGCTCTCATCGG GGATGCAGCCCACCGCGTCCATCCTCTGGCGGGTCAGGGAGCCAACCTGGGCTTCGGGGATGTGGCTTGCCTCACACAGCTCCTGAGCCAGGCGGCTTTTAACGGGAAGGACCTGG GAGCCATCCAGCACTTATTAGAGTATGAAACTGAACGCCAGCGCCACAATCTGCCCATGATGGCCGCTGTGGACCTCATGAAACGCCTCTACTCCACTAACTCGGCTCCTGTGGTTCTCCTACGCACCTTTGGTCTGCAGGCCACCAACATGATCCCAACACTGAAA GAGCAGATCATGGCATTCGCAAGCAAGTGA
- the aldh6a1 gene encoding methylmalonate-semialdehyde dehydrogenase [acylating], mitochondrial: MASASLRLVLRTRVPFKPGRLCYSSSSVPTTKLFINGKFVESQSSEWLDIHNPATNNVIRRVPKATQEEMLAAVDSCSRAFHSWSETSILTRQQIFLRYQQLIKDNIKQLAKAITLEQGKTLADAEGDVFRGLQVVEHACSITSLMLGETLPSITKDMDIYSYRLPLGVCAGITPFNFPAMIPLWMFPMSMVCGNTYLLKPSERVPTCAMLLAQMLQDAGAPDGTLNIIHGQHDAVNFICDHPAIKAISFVGSNQAGEYIYDRGSRNGKRVQSNMGAKNHGVVMPDANKENTLNQLVGAAFGAAGQRCMALSTAILVGEARSWLPELVERAKKLRVNAGDQPGADVGPLISPQAKERVCSLIQSGVDEGAKLLLDGRNVRVKGYEDGNFVGPTIISKVTPEMMCYTEEIFGPVLVVLEADTLDDAVSLVNRNPYGNGTAIFTTNGATARKYTHMVDVGQVGVNVPIPVPLPMFSFTGSRGSFRGDMNFYGKQGIQFYTQIKTVTAQWKAEDATLKTPAVTMPTMGR; encoded by the exons ATGGCGTCAGCTTCGTTACGATTAGTGTTAAGGACGAGG GTTCCATTTAAACCTGGCCGTTTGTGCTACTCTTCCTCCTCAGTG CCCACCACTAAGCTCTTCATCAATGGGAAGTTTGTTGAATCCCAATCCTCAGAATGGCTGGATATTCACAATCCT GCGACCAATAACGTAATCAGACGTGTTCCCAAAGCCACGCAGGAGGAGATGTTGGCTGCTGTGGATTCGTGCTCCAGAGCTTTTCACTCCTGGTCTGAAACCTCCATCTTGACTCGACAGCAGATCTTTCTGCGCTATCAGCAGCTTATCAAAGACAACATT AAACAACTAGCCAAAGCCATCACACTGGAGCAGGGGAAGACCCTTGCAGATGCAGAGGGCGATGTGTTCAGAGGATTGC AGGTAGTTGAACATGCCTGCAGCATCACGTCTCTGATGCTGGGTGAAACCCTGCCCTCCATCACAAAGGACATGGACATCTACTCCTACCGCTTGCCGCTCGGAGTGTGCGCTGGCATTACCCCCTTCAACTTCCCTGCCATGATCCCTCTGTGGATGTTCCCCATGAGCATGGTGTGTGGCAACACCTATCTGCTCAAACCCTCAGAGCGGGTCCCGACCTGCGCCATGCTGCTTGCCCAGATGCTGCAGGATGCTGGAGCTCCAGATGGGACACTCAACATCATCCACGGTCAACATGATG CTGTGAATTTCATCTGTGACCATCCAGCCATTAAAGCGATCAGCTTCGTTGGCTCAAATCAAGCTGGGGAGTATATTTATGATAGGGGCTCTAGAAATGGCAAGAGGGTTCAATCAAACATG GGAGCCAAGAACCATGGTGTGGTGATGCCTGATGCCAACAAGGAGAACACTCTGAACCAGCTGGTCGGCGCGGCGTTCGGGGCAGCGGGGCAGCGCTGCATGGCTCTCTCCACTGCCATCTTAGTGGGCGAGGCACGGAGCTGGCTGCCAGAGCTGGTGGAACGTGCCAAGAAGCTCCGTGTGAACGCAG GAGACCAGCCTGGTGCAGATGTGGGACCTCTGATCTCTCCCCAGGCCAAGGAGAGAGTCTGCAGCCTGATCCAGAGCGGCGTGGACGAGGGGGCTAAGCTGCTTCTGGACGGCCGGaacgtcagggtcaaaggttacGAGGATGGCAACTTTGTGGGTCCGACCATCATCAGCAAAGTCACA CCGGAGATGATGTGCTACACTGAAGAGATCTTCGGGCCCGTGCTCGTGGTTCTGGAGGCAGACACGCTGGATGACGCCGTCAGCCTGGTGAACAGAAACCCCTACGGCAACGGCACAGCCATCTTCACCACAAATGGCGCCACTGCACGCAAATACACTCACATGGTGGACGTGGGCCAG GTTGGAGTCAACGTTCCCATCCCCGTGCCCCTGCCAATGTTTTCCTTCACTGGGTCAAGAGGATCCTTCCGAGGGGATATGAACTTCTACGGAAAACAG GGAATCCAGTTCTACACACAGATTAAAACAGTAACTGCACAATGGAAAGCTGAGGATGCCACCTTGAAAACTCCTGCTGTTACCATGCCTACCATGGGTCGCTAA
- the LOC114848596 gene encoding basal body-orientation factor 1-like isoform X2, which yields MTPKKKVAKVKKAKAGKGKKDGKHDSKPDREVEMEKAKANAAVWELRLKVTEESLAQYQESYHKLARANEQLAEQLYRAEKDSVAITGFFKKRDEAKEEKVEDYTLQISEMKELFQKKASDFNMIQDGMKQMKEFEIRKEQIEQELSDIRESMANTNKEHRENLNKMEYKFLEEKARLEKEAEQMITLAQEQAHKEAIVQLDDAARSVFKENVRLNEALKYHIRETEELLKMTNALEKQNALLALDKNTADLLVKKNVAEMKAQREELHKLRAKVATLEKALKQKAEKQERAEMEEQKMLQVRSQAGGVELDKLQKVLAMREKELGHIKRLASTIVEQRKELEQFFHEALDHVREEIKASRLQYKKEALQAYRSRMRDAAAGKIKFPPIRTFSNTSHSTNSVYADMEAATTWTHQPGSKVRISELTWEQKEQVLSLLFAKMNGHKERKSIQHLDLTATSKKIPTDELKRSPRRQPSSLRRLTPFSPQTQTARRIYTPHDLGVASALHVTLLGLFASALSFSQSVTGAYS from the exons atgACGCCGAAGAAGAAGGTCGCTAAAGTAAAGAAGGCGAAAGCCGG CAAAGGCAAGAAAGATGGCAAACACGACTCCAAACCGGACAgagaggtggagatggagaaggCCAAGGCCAACGCCGCCGTGTGGGAgctgaggttaaaggtcaccgAGGAGTCGCTCGCGCAGTACCAGGAGTCCTACCACAAACTGGCGCGCGCCAACGAGCAGCTCGCCGAGCAGCTGTACCGCGCGGAGAAGGACTCCGTCGCCATTACCGGCTTTTTTAAGAAGCGGGACGAGGCCAAGGAGGAGAAA GTTGAAGATTACACACTTCAGATCAGTGAGATGAAGGAGCTGTTCCAAAAGAAAGCCAGCGACTTTAACATGATCCAGGATGGAATGAAGCAGATGAAGGAGTTTGAGATCAGGAAAGAGCAGATTGAGCAGGAGCTCAGTGAT ATTAGAGAAAGCATGGCTAACACTAACAAGGAGCACAGGGAAAACCTAAACAAAATGGAATACAAGTTCTTGGAAGAAAAG GCTCGACTGGAGAAGGAGGCTGAGCAAATGATAACTCTGGCGCAGGAGCAGGCCCACAAAGAAGCtattgt GCAGCTGGATGATGCCGCTCGGTCCGTGTTCAAGGAGAACGTCCGTCTCAATGAAGCACTGAAATATCACATcagggaaacagaggagctgctgaaaatGACAAACGCACTGGAAAAGCAAAATGCCTTACTGGCACTGGACAAG AACACGGCTGATTTGCTAGTGAAGAAGAACGTAGCTGAGATGAAGGCCCAAAGAGAGGAGCTGCACAAGCTCAGAGCTAAGGTAGCTACTCTGGAGAAGGCTCTCaagcagaaagcagaaaaacaagagCGAGCGGAAATGGAAGAGCagaagatgctccaggtgaggtcCCAGGCCGGCGGGGTAGAGCTGGATAAGCTTCAGAAGGTCCTGGCCATGAGGGAGAAGGAACTGGGGCACATTAAGAGGCTGGCTAGCACGATTGTTGAGCAGCGCAAGGAGCTGGAGCAGTTCTTCCATGAGGCGCTGGATCATGTGAGGGAGGAGATCAAGGCCAGCAGGTTGCAATACAAAAAGGAGGCCCTACAGGCTTATCGCTCCAGGATgagagacgctgcagcaggaaaGATCAAGTTTCCACCCATCCGCACCTTCAGTAACACCTCTCACAGTACCAACTCAGTCTATGCAGACATGGAGGCTGCAACCACTTG GACGCATCAACCTGGAAGCAAAGTGAGAATCTCAGAGCTCACTTGGGAGCAGAAGGAACAAGTTCTCAGTCTTCTCTTTGCTAAAATGAATGGGCACAaggaaag GAAATCCATCCAACATCTGGATTTGACTGCCACCTCCAAGAAGATCCCTACTGATG AATTAAAGAGGAGCCCTCGTCGGCAACCTTCATCACTCAGGCGCCTGACTCCGTTCAGCCCTCAAACGCAAACAGCCCGCCGGATATACACGCCACATGACCTCGGTGTGGCCTCTGCGCTGCACGTCACGCTCCTCGGATTGTTTGcctcagctttgtccttttcccAGAGTGTTACTGGTGCATACAGTTAa
- the LOC114848596 gene encoding basal body-orientation factor 1-like isoform X1 produces MTPKKKVAKVKKAKAGKGKKDGKHDSKPDREVEMEKAKANAAVWELRLKVTEESLAQYQESYHKLARANEQLAEQLYRAEKDSVAITGFFKKRDEAKEEKIDMLHRSLKSQDALAREEQSKLVEDYTLQISEMKELFQKKASDFNMIQDGMKQMKEFEIRKEQIEQELSDIRESMANTNKEHRENLNKMEYKFLEEKARLEKEAEQMITLAQEQAHKEAIVQLDDAARSVFKENVRLNEALKYHIRETEELLKMTNALEKQNALLALDKNTADLLVKKNVAEMKAQREELHKLRAKVATLEKALKQKAEKQERAEMEEQKMLQVRSQAGGVELDKLQKVLAMREKELGHIKRLASTIVEQRKELEQFFHEALDHVREEIKASRLQYKKEALQAYRSRMRDAAAGKIKFPPIRTFSNTSHSTNSVYADMEAATTWTHQPGSKVRISELTWEQKEQVLSLLFAKMNGHKERKSIQHLDLTATSKKIPTDELKRSPRRQPSSLRRLTPFSPQTQTARRIYTPHDLGVASALHVTLLGLFASALSFSQSVTGAYS; encoded by the exons atgACGCCGAAGAAGAAGGTCGCTAAAGTAAAGAAGGCGAAAGCCGG CAAAGGCAAGAAAGATGGCAAACACGACTCCAAACCGGACAgagaggtggagatggagaaggCCAAGGCCAACGCCGCCGTGTGGGAgctgaggttaaaggtcaccgAGGAGTCGCTCGCGCAGTACCAGGAGTCCTACCACAAACTGGCGCGCGCCAACGAGCAGCTCGCCGAGCAGCTGTACCGCGCGGAGAAGGACTCCGTCGCCATTACCGGCTTTTTTAAGAAGCGGGACGAGGCCAAGGAGGAGAAA ATCGATATGCTTCATAGGAGCCTCAAAAGTCAAGACGCGCTCGCACGTGAGGAGCAAAGCAAATTG GTTGAAGATTACACACTTCAGATCAGTGAGATGAAGGAGCTGTTCCAAAAGAAAGCCAGCGACTTTAACATGATCCAGGATGGAATGAAGCAGATGAAGGAGTTTGAGATCAGGAAAGAGCAGATTGAGCAGGAGCTCAGTGAT ATTAGAGAAAGCATGGCTAACACTAACAAGGAGCACAGGGAAAACCTAAACAAAATGGAATACAAGTTCTTGGAAGAAAAG GCTCGACTGGAGAAGGAGGCTGAGCAAATGATAACTCTGGCGCAGGAGCAGGCCCACAAAGAAGCtattgt GCAGCTGGATGATGCCGCTCGGTCCGTGTTCAAGGAGAACGTCCGTCTCAATGAAGCACTGAAATATCACATcagggaaacagaggagctgctgaaaatGACAAACGCACTGGAAAAGCAAAATGCCTTACTGGCACTGGACAAG AACACGGCTGATTTGCTAGTGAAGAAGAACGTAGCTGAGATGAAGGCCCAAAGAGAGGAGCTGCACAAGCTCAGAGCTAAGGTAGCTACTCTGGAGAAGGCTCTCaagcagaaagcagaaaaacaagagCGAGCGGAAATGGAAGAGCagaagatgctccaggtgaggtcCCAGGCCGGCGGGGTAGAGCTGGATAAGCTTCAGAAGGTCCTGGCCATGAGGGAGAAGGAACTGGGGCACATTAAGAGGCTGGCTAGCACGATTGTTGAGCAGCGCAAGGAGCTGGAGCAGTTCTTCCATGAGGCGCTGGATCATGTGAGGGAGGAGATCAAGGCCAGCAGGTTGCAATACAAAAAGGAGGCCCTACAGGCTTATCGCTCCAGGATgagagacgctgcagcaggaaaGATCAAGTTTCCACCCATCCGCACCTTCAGTAACACCTCTCACAGTACCAACTCAGTCTATGCAGACATGGAGGCTGCAACCACTTG GACGCATCAACCTGGAAGCAAAGTGAGAATCTCAGAGCTCACTTGGGAGCAGAAGGAACAAGTTCTCAGTCTTCTCTTTGCTAAAATGAATGGGCACAaggaaag GAAATCCATCCAACATCTGGATTTGACTGCCACCTCCAAGAAGATCCCTACTGATG AATTAAAGAGGAGCCCTCGTCGGCAACCTTCATCACTCAGGCGCCTGACTCCGTTCAGCCCTCAAACGCAAACAGCCCGCCGGATATACACGCCACATGACCTCGGTGTGGCCTCTGCGCTGCACGTCACGCTCCTCGGATTGTTTGcctcagctttgtccttttcccAGAGTGTTACTGGTGCATACAGTTAa
- the coq6 gene encoding ubiquinone biosynthesis monooxygenase COQ6, mitochondrial isoform X2: MDPNLMGKKILLLEAGNKKVMDKVPEMYSTRVSSISPGSATLLSGIGAWEHITKMRYKPYKRMQVWDACSDALITFDKENLLDEMAYIVENDVAVAALTKQLDSLSDNVRVKYRSRVVKYTWPMPHHAADSVPWVQVTLANGETLQAKLLIGADGPNSMVRQELGIPTVKWNYDQSAVVAVLHLLEPTENNVAWQRFLPTGPIAMLPLSDTLSSLVWSTSHQLAEELLEMDEERFVDAINSAFWNNENQSELIDTAGSLFRGALAAIMPSTGSPRQLPPSVAGVGPKSRVMFPLGMGHASEYIRHRVALIGDAAHRVHPLAGQGANLGFGDVACLTQLLSQAAFNGKDLGAIQHLLEYETERQRHNLPMMAAVDLMKRLYSTNSAPVVLLRTFGLQATNMIPTLKEQIMAFASK; the protein is encoded by the exons ATGGACCCTAATTTGATGGGCAAGAAGATCCTGCTGCTTGAAGCAGGCAACAAGAAGGTGATGGACAAAGTCCCGGAGATGTACAGCACCAGAGTCAGCAGTATCAGTCCAGGCTCCGCCACCCTCCTCAGTG GTATTGGAGCATGGGAGCACATTACAAAGATGAGATACAAGCCTTATAAAAGGATGCAG GTCTGGGACGCCTGCTCCGATGCCCTGATCACGTTCGATAAGGAGAACCTGCTGGACGAGATGGCCTACATCGTAGAGAACGACGTCGCAGTGGCCGCTCTCACTAAGCAGCTGGACAGTCTGTCTG ACAACGTGCGGGTTAAGTACAGGTCCAGAGTGGTGAAGTACACATGGCCCATGCCCCACCACGCGGCAGACTCCGTCCCATGGGTCCAGGTGACGTTGGCCAACGGAGAGACGCTCCAAGCGAAGCTGCTG ATCGGTGCTGACGGACCGAACTCGATGGTTAGGCAAGAATTAGGAATCCCCACCGTGAAGTGGAACTATGACCAGTCTGCGGTGGTCGCTGTGCTGCACCTTTTAGAG CCCACAGAGAACAATGTCGCATGGCAGAGGTTCCTCCCAACAGGACCTATCGCAATGCTACCG CTGTCGGACACGCTGAGCTCTCTGGTGTGGTCCACCAGTCACCAGCTtgcggaggagctgctggagatggaCGAGGAGCGCTTTGTCGACGCCATCAACTCTGCCTTT tGGAATAATGAGAACCAGTCGGAGCTGATTGACACGGCCGGCTCTCTGTTTCGAGGCGCCCTCGCAGCCATCATGCCGTCCACGGGCTCACCTCGACAGCTCCCTCCAAGCGTGGCGGGCGTCGGCCCGAAGTCTCGAGTGATGTTCCCACTGGGCATGGGTCACGCGTCAGAGTACATCAGGCACCGCGTGGCTCTCATCGG GGATGCAGCCCACCGCGTCCATCCTCTGGCGGGTCAGGGAGCCAACCTGGGCTTCGGGGATGTGGCTTGCCTCACACAGCTCCTGAGCCAGGCGGCTTTTAACGGGAAGGACCTGG GAGCCATCCAGCACTTATTAGAGTATGAAACTGAACGCCAGCGCCACAATCTGCCCATGATGGCCGCTGTGGACCTCATGAAACGCCTCTACTCCACTAACTCGGCTCCTGTGGTTCTCCTACGCACCTTTGGTCTGCAGGCCACCAACATGATCCCAACACTGAAA GAGCAGATCATGGCATTCGCAAGCAAGTGA